Proteins encoded in a region of the Cinclus cinclus chromosome 19, bCinCin1.1, whole genome shotgun sequence genome:
- the SET gene encoding protein SET isoform X2, whose translation MSAPAAKVSKKELNSNHDGADETSEKEQQEAIEHIDEVQNEIDRLNEQASEEILKVEQKYNKLRQPFFQKRSELIAKIPNFWVTTFVNHPQVSALLGEEDEEALHYLTRVEVTEFEDIKSGYRIDFYFDENPYFENKVLSKEFHLNESGDPSSKSTEIKWKSGKDLTKRSSQTQNKASRKRQHEEPESFFTWFTDHSDAGADELGEVIKDDIWPNPLQYYLVPDMDDEEGEGEEDDDDDEEEEGLEDIDEEGDEDEGEEDEDDDEGEEGEHGND comes from the exons aaaaagagcAACAGGAAGCAATTGAACACATTGATGAAGTACAGAACGAAATAGACAG ACTGAATGAACAAGCCAGTGAGGAAATTTTGAAAGTAGAACAGAAATACAACAAACTCCGCCAACCATTCTTCCAGAAGAGGTCAGAATTGATCGCCAAAATCCCGAATTTCTGGGTAACAACATTTGTCAACCACCCACAAG TATCTGCACTGCTGGGAGAAGAAGATGAGGAAGCACTGCATTACTTGACCAGAGTTGAGGTGACAGAATTTGAAGACATCAAATCAGGTTACAGAATAGATTTT TATTTTGATGAGAATCCCtactttgaaaataaagttCTCTCCAAAGAGTTTCACCTCAATGAAAGTGGAGACCCATCTTCAAAATCGACTGAGATCAAATGGAAATCTGGAAAG GACCTGACAAAACGCTCAAGCCAGACACAGAACAAAGCCAGTAGGAAGAGGCAGCATGAAGAGCCAGAAAGCTTCTTCACCTGGTTCACTGATCACTCTGATGCAGGGGCTGATGAATTAGGAGAAGTCATCAAGGATGACATCTGGCCAAATCCCCTACAGTACTACTTG GTTCCTGATATGGATGATGaagaaggggagggagaggaggatgatgatgatgatgaagaggaggaaggattAGAGGATATTGATGAAGAAGGAGATGAAGATGAGGGggaggaagatgaagatgatgatgagggagaggaaggagag catggaAATGATTAG
- the PKN3 gene encoding serine/threonine-protein kinase N3 has product MAAMATPQGSSLLQLGSGVNLMDPSFQQKLEGEKELLRRAIQKELKIKEGAENLRKATTDRKNLVHIEHVLKSSNRKLEQLHWELQELNARIVITDKEESTTDGSVSPDPCLWERNPDPMARKVEALKKQLHVEMKVKQGAENMIQMYSASKERKLLATAQQMLQDSKTKIEIIRMHIVKVSQSAGGMEDTVDPAVRLGTTISALELRIEELRHHLRIEAAVAEGAKNVLKILGGSRVQDRKFLAEAQGRLQESSQKIDLLRFSLERQLSELSPDHPKRALIKQELVNTSSLGPRHGSIQPTSVIKPTALTGTLEVRLMGCQDLLENVPGRSRMTSSSPICGSPSDLRSLSRTRVGLGIHGRGVAGKYRNEEPCNEVLAVLKVDNKVVGQTNWGPVNNQAWDQSFAIELDRSRELEIAIYWRDWRELCAVKFLRLDDFLDNERHGMCLSLEPQGMLFAEVMFCNPVIERKPKLQRQKRIFPKQKGKEFLRAPQMNMNVAAWGRLMMSFLPPCSSISTLSPPLHDPNHTDFPPVSPQSHGDSVSKLSSDFPVAKLAYADEAPPKPPRLFLMASSKESAPSPADSPCLKRLHVEEKSCSSPLSGFPVPLSPRKRTVQLEDFHCIAMLGRGHFGKVLLAQYKATGKLYAIKALKKKDIIRRDEIDSLNCEKRIFEVVNSSDHPFLVNMFACFQTPHHACFVMEYTPGGDLMMRIHEDVFPEHMAQFYTACVVLGLQFLHEKKIVYRDLKLDNLLLDAEGFVKIADFGLCKEGIGFGDRTNTFCGTPEFLAPEVLTDISYTRAVDWWGLGVLIYEMLVGESPFPGDDEEEVFDSIVNDEVRYPRFLSTEALSIIRKLLRKCPERRLGAGEKDAEEIKIQPFFKGVDWDALFARRLKPPFVPTLRDPTDISNFDEEFTSQKPILTPPEEVSLLTRKEQTVFKDFDFVSRHLLAV; this is encoded by the exons ATGGCGGCAATGGCGACCCCGCAG ggcagctctcTCTTGCAGCTGGGCAGTGGTGTGAATTTAATGGATCCAAGCTTCCAGCAGAAACTGGAGGGTGAGAAGGAGTTGCTTCGCCGGGCTATACAGAAAGAACTGAAGATTAAAGAGGGAGCAGAAAACTTGCGCAAAGCAACGACAGACAGAAAGAATCTTGTTCACATTGAGCACGTGCTGAAATCTTCCAACCGAAAActggagcagctgcactgggaaCTTCAGGAGCTTAATGCAAGGATTGTGATAACAGACAAAGAAGAGAGTACAACAG ATGGATCTGTATCTCCAGATCCCTGTCTCTGGGAAAGAAATCCAGACCCTATGGCAAGGAAAGTTGAAGCTTTGAAAAAACAGCTGCATGTTGAAATGAAAGTGAAACAAGGAGCTGAGAACATGATCCAAATGTATTCAGCATCCAAG GAGCGGAAGCTGTTGGCTACAGCTCAGCAGATGCTTCAGGACAGCAAGACAAAGATCGAAATCATCCGCATGCACATTGTGAAAGTATCTCAGTCAGCAGGAGGGATGGAAGATACGGTGGATCCAGCAG TGAGGTTGGGGACCACCATCAGTGCTTTGGAGCTGCGGATTGAGGAGCTGAGGCATCACCTGCGCATTGAAGCTGCTGTAGCGGAGGGGGCGAAAAATGTGCTGAAGATCCTGGGGGGCAGTCGGGTACAGGATCGCAAATTTTTGGCCGAG GCTCAGGGTCGTTTGCAAGAGTCCTCTCAGAAGATTGATCTGCTGCGCTTCTCCCTGGAGCGTCAGCTCAGTGAGCTTTCTCCTGATCACCCAAAAAGAGCACTCATCAAACAGGAACTAGTAAACACTTCCTCCCTCGGACCCCGGCATGGCAGCATCCAACCCACTTCAGTCATCAAACCTACAGCCCTTACAG GAACTCTGGAAGTGagactgatggggtgtcaggaTCTATTGGAAAATGTTCCAGGACGTTCCCGAATGACAAGTTCTTCTCCCATCTGTGGCAGCCCGAGTGATTTGAGGTCCCTTTCCCGGACACGGGTTGGCCTGGGCATCCATGGCCGTGGTGTTGCAGGAAAATACCGGAATGAGGAGCCATGTA ATGAGGTCCTTGCTGTGCTCAAAGTGGACAATAAAGTGGTTGGCCAAACAAACTGGGGGCCGGTTAATAACCAGGCGTGGGACCAGAGCTTTGCCATTGAGCTGGACCGG TCTCGTGAGCTAGAAATTGCAATTTATTGGAGAGATTGGAGAGAACTCTGTGCAGTGAAGTTTTTACGTTTGGATGATTTTCTTGATAATGAACGTCATGGGATGTGCCTCTCGCTGGAGCCCCAAGGAATGCTTTTTGCAGAG GTGATGTTCTGTAATCCTGTCATTGAGAGGAAGCCAAAACTGCAGCGTCAGAAGCGCATTTTCCCCAAACAGAAAG GGAAGGAATTTCTCCGAGCTCCTCAAATGAACATGAATGTTGCAGCTTGGGGTCGCCTGATGATGAGTTTCCTCCCTCCCTGTAGTTCCATCAGCACTCTGAGTCCCCCACTTCATGATCCCAATCACACAGACTTCCCTCCAGTGTCCCCACAAAGTCATGGTGATTCAGTGTCCAAATTGAGTAG TGACTTCCCTGTGGCTAAGCTTGCATATGCTGATGAAGCACCACCGAAGCCTCCACGCCTTTTTCTGATGGCCAGCTCCAAGGAATCAGCACCATCTCCTGCAGATTCTCCG TGCCTGAAGAGGCTACATGTTGAGGAGAAATCTTGCAGCTCTCCTTTATCAGGATTTCCAGTCCCATTATCTCCAAG gaaaaggacAGTGCAGCTCGAGGATTTTCACTGCATCGCTATGTTGGGCCGTGGCCACTTTGGGAAG GTACTGCTGGCCCAATACAAGGCAACTGGGAAGCTGTATGCCATCAAAGCCTTGAAGAAAAAAGACATTATTAGGAGAGATGAAATTGATAG CTTGAACTGCGAGAAGCGAATATTTGAGGTGGTCAATTCTTCTGATCATCCATTCCTTGTGAACATGTTTGCATGTTTCCAGACTCCTCATCATGCCTGTTTTGTGATGGAATACACTCCAGGGGGGGATCTGATGATGCGCATACATGAAGATGTGTTTCCTGAGCATATGGCACA GTTTTATACAGCCTGTGTAGTCTTGGGGCTCCAGTTCTTGCATGAGAAGAAAATTGTTTATAG GGACTTGAAATTGGATAATCTCCTTTTAGATGCTGAAGGATTTGTGAAGATCGCAGATTTTGGATTGTGTAAGGAAG GAATAGGTTTTGGAGACCGGACCAACACCTTCTGTGGCACCCCTGAGTTTCTGGCTCCGGAAGTGCTGACGGACATCTCGTACACACGGGCAGTGGACTGGTGGGGCCTGGGTGTGCTCATTTATGAGATGCTTGTTGGTGAG TCACCATTCCCTGGAGATGATGAGGAGGAAGTCTTTGACAGCATTGTCAATGATGAAGTCCGGTATCCACGATTCCTTTCAACTGAAGCACTTTCCATAATCCGTAAG ctgcttcgGAAATGTCCAGAACGTAGActgggagcaggggaaaaaGATGCAGAAGAGATTAAAATTCAGCCCTTTTTTAAG GGAGTTGACTGGGATGCCTTGTTTGCCAGGAGGCTGAAGCCCCCCTTTGTGCCCACATTAAGAGATCCAACTGACATCAGCAACTTCGATGAAGAGTTCACTTCCCAAAAGCCAATCCTTACTCCCCCTGAGGAGGTTTCTCTCCTAACCCGTAAGGAGCAGACTGTCTTCAAGGACTTTGACTTTGTTTCCAGACACCTTTTAGCTGTGTGA
- the SET gene encoding protein SET isoform X1 produces the protein MSAPAAKVSKKELNSNHDGADETSEKEQQEAIEHIDEVQNEIDRLNEQASEEILKVEQKYNKLRQPFFQKRSELIAKIPNFWVTTFVNHPQVSALLGEEDEEALHYLTRVEVTEFEDIKSGYRIDFYFDENPYFENKVLSKEFHLNESGDPSSKSTEIKWKSGKDLTKRSSQTQNKASRKRQHEEPESFFTWFTDHSDAGADELGEVIKDDIWPNPLQYYLVPDMDDEEGEGEEDDDDDEEEEGLEDIDEEGDEDEGEEDEDDDEGEEGEEDEGEDD, from the exons aaaaagagcAACAGGAAGCAATTGAACACATTGATGAAGTACAGAACGAAATAGACAG ACTGAATGAACAAGCCAGTGAGGAAATTTTGAAAGTAGAACAGAAATACAACAAACTCCGCCAACCATTCTTCCAGAAGAGGTCAGAATTGATCGCCAAAATCCCGAATTTCTGGGTAACAACATTTGTCAACCACCCACAAG TATCTGCACTGCTGGGAGAAGAAGATGAGGAAGCACTGCATTACTTGACCAGAGTTGAGGTGACAGAATTTGAAGACATCAAATCAGGTTACAGAATAGATTTT TATTTTGATGAGAATCCCtactttgaaaataaagttCTCTCCAAAGAGTTTCACCTCAATGAAAGTGGAGACCCATCTTCAAAATCGACTGAGATCAAATGGAAATCTGGAAAG GACCTGACAAAACGCTCAAGCCAGACACAGAACAAAGCCAGTAGGAAGAGGCAGCATGAAGAGCCAGAAAGCTTCTTCACCTGGTTCACTGATCACTCTGATGCAGGGGCTGATGAATTAGGAGAAGTCATCAAGGATGACATCTGGCCAAATCCCCTACAGTACTACTTG GTTCCTGATATGGATGATGaagaaggggagggagaggaggatgatgatgatgatgaagaggaggaaggattAGAGGATATTGATGAAGAAGGAGATGAAGATGAGGGggaggaagatgaagatgatgatgagggagaggaaggagag GAGGATGAAGGAGAAGATGACTAA